DNA sequence from the Marinilongibacter aquaticus genome:
TTTGCCTACGTATAAAAGTGTTTTTGAAAAGAAATACCATTTTCGAAGAAAGTGGAGCGAAAGATGAATTCGATTTCGGGAAATTTCATTTCAACTTTTCACAACTTATTCTCGACTCTGAAGACGGGGAGCAAAAACTCACGCACCGCGAGGCCGAAGTATTGAAATACCTTTGCGAAAGACCGAATACCCTTATCAAAAGAGAAGACATCCTGACCAAGATATGGGGAAGAGACGATTATTTTCTGGGGCGAAGTCTCGATGTGTTCATCACGCGGTTACGGAAAATGCTGCAAACCGACGAAAACATCAAAATAGACAATGTGCACGGTGTGGGTTTCCGTTTTGTGACAGAATAATCGAATTTCAATCTTCGCGAAAAGCCATGTTGTGCTCCGAAAGCACCTTTTTGAGCTTAGGCACACTGCTGGGACCGAAACCGTGTAAATTAAGCAAGTCGCTGGCTTTACACTGGCTTAGTTGGAGAAGCGTAGCAATACCTTCGCTTTCTAAAGCTCTTCGTGCAGGAGCAGAAAGCACGCGGAGAAATTCTTGATCAACTTCACGTTCCTTTTCACACACAGGGCATGAGGGGCAATCGCTGCTTTTCCAAAACACATGTCCCTTTTCGCACTCTTTCTTCCGCTTTTCCATAATTTCTTGCTTTGGGCTATTTTGAATACGCTCATCCACTTCTCTCCAAAATTAAAAATATTCACAAAAAAAAGAGGTAGGCTTTTCGCCCACCTCTTTTCAAATCTATAAATATTTAGGGATTATTTACCGAAAAGGCTGCCGAGCATTCCGCCCAAACCACCTTTCTGACCACTACCCTTCAACAACATCCCAGCTACATCATCAATCACACTGCCATCGCCATCTGCATCCAAAAACGACTCGATCAAGCTTTGCTGTTTACTGCCGCTTCCACCGCCCAAAAGGCCGCCCAGCATGCTGGTCAAACCACTGGCATCATTCACATTGTTCTGACGAGCCTGCTTACCCAACACACCCATCAAAATAGGTGCAGCCACTTTCAAGATTTGCCCTACTTGGCCTGCATCCAAACCTGACTTTTGGCTCAACGCGTTTTGTACCATATTCTGTTTGCTACCCAGCACATGGCCCAAAATACCTTCACCATCTTGCTTAACCGACTGGTCAACACCACCTTGGAACAAACTTCCCAAATTATCCAAAATACCGCCGTCGTGCTTGCCCTGTACGGCGTTGAGCAAACCAGCGGCACCTTGAGAACTTGATGCATTCTTTTGCATCGCACCCATCAAAACAGGCAATGCCATGCTCAACACATCTGCAGTTTTATTTTGAGGAGCACCCGTTTCTCCACTAACTCCAGAAACGATTTGTTTCCCAAGATCACTGTTCAATAAGTCTAAAATTCCAGCCATTTTTTTGTGTTTTAGTTTTTGTGTTTACCAATTCTTGAATATACGTTTTCTACCGTCGGCTTCAAACTATGTCTTAAAGACTTCAAAATTCCTTAAAAGTCATTTTAATTTTCTTTTTTTATTTGCCTAAATCCGGATCAAAATTCTTTTTAAGGCCCATGGCCATTCATGTACCAAACCCGAATTTGTGCCAAGAAGCAAGTCCAAAAGGTTTTGATGTAGAAAAATACTTCCAAAATTCAAATTGATAGCACATTTCTTAGAATTTATTGGCGTACACAAGTGATACTCTTCCACTTCTATTCAAAACTTTTATTTTTGGGCGATTTTCCCAACAGTTGAATATGAGCACAAAAAGACTTTACATTATTCGTCACGGCGAAACCGATTACAATAAACGAGGTATCGTACAAGGTAGCGGAATTGATGCCGACCTGAATGCGACTGGCCGTGCTCAGGCTCGGGCGTTCTTCGAGGCCTATGGCCATATTCCCTTTCAAACCGTATACACTTCCGAACTGAAAAGGACGCACCAAAGTGTGCAGCATTTTCTGGAGCTCGACATCCCGCACATCATCCTTCCCGGCCTGAATGAAATTTCTTGGGGAACAAAGGAAGGAAAAGTACCGAACAGCTTAGACGATTCGAATTACTATAAACTCGTAGAGGCTTGGAAACAAGGAGATACGCACATTCCTGTTGAAGGCGGAGAAAGCCCGAACCAAGTGGCCGAAAGGCAAAGAGGAGCCTTGAAAACCATACTCGACAATACCGAAGAAGAGCTTATTTTGGTGGCTATGCACGGCCGGGCCATGCGTATACTTTTGGCTCAAATGAGTAAATTGCCACTCTCTGAAATGGATTATTTCGAACACAAAAACCTGTGCTTGTATTTGGTGGAATACAGCTATACCGAAGATTCATTTTCCATTGTGGAGCACAACAATGTGGAGCACCTGAAAAGTTTAACTGTATAAAAAGCCTCCCATGCACCAAATAGGCCTTTGGTGTAGATCAAATTTAGGCTTCCATCAGATTTCAATTAAATTAGCTAAAATTTGAGCGATGGGATCCAAAAAAGCATACTGGTTTTATCAAATTGCCGGCTGGTCGATATATTTCATATCCGATATCCTGAACTATTTCACCCTCTACCCCTTCGGTTTCGACGAACTGAACCACCTGATGGGCAATGTGATGGTGAATGTGGCCACCGGGGTTTCGCTCACGCACATTTTCAGGCTAATTTTCAAACATTACCATTGGATTAAACTGCCGATCGGCCAATTGATCCTGCGTTGCCTAATTGTCGTGTTCCTCATCACGTTTATACTTGCGGCCATCAACATTCCTATGGACAGGGCCTTTATCAATATCAACAGCATGAACGCCGCCCTGTTGGATATTTCCTATCACATCAACCTTACCAAACCCGTTTTCATGTGGGTTTTGGTGTATGTATTCTACAGCTTTGCCAATGAAAGCCGCGTCAAAGACATCGAAAAAGTCAAGCTCGAATCTTCGGTAAAAGAATCAGAAGCTAAAGTGTTGAGAGCCCAAATGAACCCTCATTTCGTATTCAATGCCTTAAACAGCATTCGTGCACTGGTGCTCGAAGAACCCAACAAGGCCATGAACGGCATCACGCAACTTTCGAACCTCTTGCGGAGCTCTTTGATCTCCAACCGCAAAACCACGGTTTCGTTGAAAGAAGAGCTGAAAACCATTGAAGATTACCTCAGCCTCGAAAAAATAAGATACGAAGAGCGGCTGCAAACCAAATGCGACATCGCTCCGCAAACATTGGGTATTCAGGTGCCGCCCATGATGCTCCAAACCTTGGTCGAGAACGCCATCAAACACGGTGTACAGAAAGCTTTGCGTTGGGGATTTATCGAAATCAAAACCTATATAGAAAACGGCATGTTGGTCATCGTCATTCGCAATACGGGCCAATTGCATGCCGAAAAAAGTTTGAACGAGTCTTCGGGCTTTGGAATAGAAAACACAAAAAGAAGATTGCAATTGCTTTACGGCAATGATTATCAATTCAAGATATTTCAGGAAGACAAACTTACCGTGCGTGCCGAAATTCATTTACCAATAGAAAACAAAGTCATTTAACAATACTATGAACGCAATAATAGTCGACGACGAAAGACTGGCCAGAAACGAATTGAAAAGGCTTTTGGAAGATTTTCCGAAAATCAAAGTGATCGGAGAAGCAGCCAATGCCGATGAGGCCATTCCACTTATAGAAGAAACCGAACCCGATCTTCTTTTTCTCGACATTCAAATGCCCGGAAAAAACGGATTTGAATTGCTAGAAAGCCTCGAAGACAAGGTTCCGGAAGTGATTTTCACAACAGCATACGACGAATATGCCCTCAAGGCCTTTGAATTCAATGCACTCGACTATATTCTTAAACCCATAGACAGTGCCCGTTTGGCAGAAGCCATTCAAAGGGTAGAAGAAGAACGTGAAGAGCTGGAAAGACTGGAAAAGGCGGCTCCTACCGAAAAAGTATTGGGCACACAAGACCAGGTTTTTGTAAAAGACGGTGAAAAATGTTGGTTCGTGCGATTGGGCAAAGTGCGTCTCTTCGAATCGATGGGCAATTACGTACGCCTACATTTCGACGATCAAAAACCCATGATCTTGAAATCGCTCAACAGTTTGGAAGAACGTTTGGATCCAAAAATCTATTTCCGTGCAAACCGCAAACACATCATCAACCTCAACTGGATCGACAAAATAGAGCCTTGGTTTTCGGGCGGGCTTTTGGTGACCTTAAGTGCAGGTGAAATTGGCCCGGGCGGAGAAAAAATAGAGATTTCGAGAAGACAGGCCATTAAATTCAAAGACTTAATGAGCCTATAAAAAATCCCCTTTGCGGTGTTTCGGAAAATCGAAACGAGCAAAGGGGAAAATATTTTCAAAAAATGTAGACGCTAATCCAGCTCTGTGGCCAAAACCATCCTGATCTTCAAGCGAGCTCCCATCGACATGATATCCACCAAATCTTGAATCGTCAAAGATTGAGCTGCTCGCAGAATCACTGTGGGTTCTTCCATGCCCATAGTAGCCTGTTGCAAAGCAGCTTCCAACTCCGGAAAAGGAATATTTTTGCGATCGATATAGTACGCTTTGTCTTCCGTAATAGAAAGCGTAATAGGCTGTTTGCTCACCTCGTGCGTGGCGGTATCGGCCTTGGGCAAAAGCAATTTGATGACATTCGGACTGCCCAAAGTGGCCACAATAAGGAAGAACAACAGCAAGAAAAACATGATGTCGTTCAACGATGCGGTTTGCACCTCGGCCTCAAATCTTCTTTGTCTTTTAAGCTTCATAATCCTAAGATGCTGGTTCGTTTAGTGTATCAAGGAAGTCCATCACTGTAGCCTGCAAATGGATACTGAATTTATCGATCATCATGTTGATTCCATGGTATGCGGCATAGGCAATTAAACCAACCACCAAACCTGAGAAACTGGCAATCATTTTTTCATACAAACCGTTTGAAATGGTTTCGATCGAAAACTCGCCCGTTACCGAAATTTCGTAGAAAATACGGATGATACCCGAGATTGTACCCACAAAGCCCAATGTAGGGGCCACACCGGCAATCAATCCCAAATAACCCATGTTCTTTTCCATTTTCGAAACCTCCAAATTCGATTGGATTTCCATGGCACTTTCGATATCCTTTACCGGACGCCCTATACGTGAAATCCCTTTTTCCAAGATTCTTGATATCGGCAAATTGGTGCTTTTGCACATGGCGATTGCCGAGCGGAAATCCCCTCTCAAAATATTGTCCTTCAGACTGCGTAGAAAACCGTGATCAATTCGCGATGCCCCCTTGATAAACAAGTAGCGTTCCACCATCAAAAAGAATGTAATGAACAGCAAGATCAGGATCGGATAGACCACAAAACCGCCTTTCAGCAAGAGCTCGAAATAATTGATACTAACAGGAGAAGCAGTAAGTGTTGAGTCAATTCCAGTCTCGGCCGGAACTTGAAGCAAAATGGTTTGCAACATTGGTAAGGTTAAATTTTATGAACTTTTAATGTAACTCCGTGGAGTCCAAAAATATTATGCAAATTACTAATTTTTATGATTGATAAACCCTTTTCACCACCTTTTCGAGGCTTAAACCCTGCACAATGATCGAGAACAAAACCACCGAATAAGTAATAAAAACCAAATAGGGTTTGGCGGCCCATTCGCCTGGCAAAGAAAGAGCCATCGCAATAGATAAACCTCCACGCAGTCCGCCCCAGGTCATCAACAAAGGGGCTTCGCGGTCTACCGCCACCCACTTCTTGGATATACGTACCAAAAAGTGAATCACTAGAAAACGGGCCAAAAGCACGATAACAACCGCACCAATTCCAGCAATAAAGAAATAAGGTTTAAATTCAATAATCAAGATTTCCAAGCCGATGAGCACAAAAAGCACGGCATTCATCAACACATCCACAAGCTCCCAAAACTTATCGACGTACAGTTCGGTGGTTTCGCTCATGGCGTCTTGTTTCAAACCGCTGCTCCCCATAAACAAACCCGCAACCACCATGGCCAAAGGCCCCGAAGTGTGCAATTGCTGTGCCATCAAATACCCCCCCATTACCAATGCCAATGTGATCATTACTTCCACCTCGTAATTGTCTATGGATTTCAGCAGGCGGAACATCAAGAAGCCCAGTCCCAATCCAAACAAAACTCCTCCGATCGCCTCTTGCACAAAAAGCAATACCACATCCGTCGTGGTCACCTCGGCCACGCCCAATCGGGCAATTTCGAGAATGGTAAAAAAGATCACCACGCCTACCCCATCGTTGAACAAAGACTCGCCCACAATATTTATCTCAATGCGTTTGGGTACATTCGACTTTGTCAGAATACCGAGTACCGCAATGGGATCTGTGGGCGAAATGAGGGCTCCGAAAAGCAAGCAGTACACATACTCGATTTCATGGCCAATCAATCCAGAAAGATAATAGAGCAGTGTGCCGATCAGAAAAGTGGACAGTACCACACCCACAAGGGCAAAAAGCCCAATTGTGCGTTTTTCTTGCTTGATCATGCCCACATTGGTATGCAATGCACCTGCAAAAAGCAGGAAAGAAAGCATGACATCCATCAGCACCGTAGTGAAATCGATCTTCTCGATCAGGATGTGGGCGTAATTGCTGATCTCTGGATTTATAAACTGGGTCAGGATCAAGACCAAAGAAAAAACCAAGGCCATAATCATCAGACCAATGGTGGTGGGCAATTTAAAAAAGCGGACATTGATATAGCCGAAAATCGCCGAAATCACCACCAATAAAGTCAGTATGTTGAAAAGCTCCATAGTGTCTGTTTAAATTGAAACCCAATATACTGAAATGGATTTACAATACGCCCTTTGTACTGGGCAGAGAATCCATGGCCTGAATGTCGCGGCTGATGGCCATTTTGATGGCCTTGGCCCAAGCCTTGAATATCGCCTCTATTTTATGATGCTCGTTGTCGCCCTCGCATTTGATGTTCAAATTGCATTTCGAGCTATCGGAAAAAGATTTAAAGAAATGCATAAACATTTCCGTGGGCATTTCGCCTACTTTTTCACGCTTGAATTCCGCATCCCAAACCAACCAAGGCCTGCCCGAAAAATCGATGGCCACTTGGGCTAAGGCTTCATCCATCGGTAAAAGGAACCCGTAACGGTTGGTGCCCTTTTTGTCGCCCAATGCTTTCAAAAATGCTTCACCCAAAGCCAAAGCCGTATCTTCAATAGTATGGTGCTCGTCGATGTGCAAATCGCCCTTCACCTTAATCGTGATATCCGCACCCGAATGCTTGGCAAGTTGGTCGAGCATATGATCAAAGAAACCAATACCGGTATCCATTTGAGCGGCTCCTTTCCCATCCAAATTCACTTTAACATAAATCTCGGTTTCTTTGGTATCGCGTTGCACTTCAGCAATTCGCTCGGGAAGTTTCAGAAAGGCATAAATTTCGTCCCAATCGGCGGTAGTCAAAGCACACGCGGCTTGCTGCTCTTTACTGGCTTCTGGAGAAACCTCAGCAGCTATATGAATGCCCTTGGCACCCAAATTCACGGCCAATTGTATATCGCTGAGACGATCGCCAATGACAAAGCTATTGGTCAAATCATAATCGGGATTATCCAAATAGGCCGTCAACATACCCGTACGCGGTTTGCGGGTTTCGGCATTTTCGTGCTCAAAAGTACGGTCGATAAACACTTGGTCAAAATGAATTTGTTCGCCTTCTAAAGTAGTCATCATTTTCTGATGTGCAGGCCAGAAGGTTTCCTCCGGGAATGAATCGGTACCCAAACCGTCTTGATTGGTCACCATCACCAATTCGTAATCGGTTTCCTCTGCAATTTTTCTTAAAACCGACAAGACCTTGGGGTAGAACTCGAGTTTTTCAAGGGAATCTACTTGAAAGTCAATGGGTGGTTCGACAATAATGGTGCCGTCGCGATCGATAAACAGTACTTTTTTCATGCAATATTTAAATTCATTCCTTTGCGGCAAAAGTACTGATCTTCACCTTAAATACGCCAGTATGGCCAGCGAATTCGCTGAAAACTTTCTAATAATCAGTGCAAAAATGGAATTGCACACCAGCGATTTGCATTTAAAAGCGAATTTAGCATGAATTAATACGCTTATTCCAAGAAATAGAACACAATCCAAGACACACCTAATTGCTTTAAAATAAATTCATTACCTTTGCAGCGATTTTGAAAAACTCGTTCAATATCTCTGACGCGACATTGGCATTCAAGGGGACCGCAATCTAGGGTCCGATTCCATTTCAGAGCAGCAACGGGTTTCCGTGATGTTCACGACAGGGCGTGTCGCAATCGCCTCCAAATATTTAAAACAATCTGGGCTGAAAGCAGAGCAGCCTAAAGCAATTTTTATGCAAACAGTTAAGTTCAATGAACTTCCTGTGTCTGACTATATCCTTCAGGCAGTGGAAGAAATGGGTTGGGAAAACGCTTCACCGATCCAAAGTCAGGCAATTCCAGCGGTGCTCAATGGACGCGATGTCATCGGTCAGGCCCAAACTGGAACAGGGAAAACAGCCGCCTTCGGCATTCCGGCAATTGAATCGGTAGATGTGGATCACAAAGCCACCCAAGTATTGATCCTTTGCCCTACTCGCGAGTTGGCTCTTCAAGTGAAAGAGCAGATGTACTTGCTTTCGAAATACAAAAAGGGTCTTTTGGTAACCTGTATATATGGTGGTGAGTCGTATGAACGACAATTCCGCGATTTGAAACGCGGAGCACATATCGTGGTGGGTACGCCTGGGCGTATCATGGACCACTTGGACCGCAAAACCTTGCAATTGAGCGACCTAAAAATGATGGTGCTCGATGAAGCCGACGAAATGTTGAATATGGGTTTCCGCGAAGACATCGAAACCATTTTGAGCCAAGCTCCCGAAGAAAGACAAACTGTGCTCTTTTCGGCCACAATGTCCAAAGAGATTTTGAGCATCACCAAGCGTTTCCAAAATGATCCGCATATCATTAAAGTGACACGTGAAGAAGTGACCAACGACAACATCGAGCAGCTTGTGTTCAATGTGCGTCGCGATGCCAAAACCGAAGCCATGTGCCGTCTTATCGATGTGCACAATTTGAAATTGATCCTTGTATTCTGTAATACCAAATCGAAGGTAGACGAGGTGGCCATGGAATTGCAAGCCCGCGGACATGCCGCCGAAGGACTTCACGGCGACCTTCGCCAAGGAGCTCGTACACAGGTGATGAACAAATTCAGAAACGGAAACTGCAATATCCTTGTCGCCACCGACGTGGCCGCTCGCGGTATCGATGTGAATGATGTGGATGCAGTGTTCAACTACGACGTACCCATGGATTTGGAAAACTATGTACACCGTATCGGACGTACAGGACGGGCCGGCAAGAAAGGAATGGCTTTCACATTGGCACCAAACCGCGACAACGGTAAGCTTCGCGACTTGGAACGCTACACGAAAGTAAAAATCGAGCAAGGTAAAATCCCTACACTCGACGATTTGAAAGAGGTAAAAAGAAAGCAATTCAAAGAGAAAGTGATTTCACATATCTCTGATCAAAATATCGATGAATTTGCAGACATCATCAATGAAATGATCGATGAAGGGCACGATCCGGATCATATCCTTACGGCTTTGGTCAAAATGCAAATCGGCTCTTTGGAGATTGGCTCAAACTTCGAAGATGATCTTTCCGACAAAAGAAAAGCCCGTGGCGAGCGTCGTTCTGAAGGACGAAGAGGCTCGCGTAACGAGCAAGGCGACGACCGTCGCGGTGGACGTAGAAACAATAAGGGCCAAGGCAGCGGTGAAGCTGGAATGGTGCGTTTGTTCATCAATCTTGGAAAGAAAGACCATGTATCGCCCAACCACATTGTGGGTGCCATTGCAGCCGAGTCGAAAATCCCCGGTCGCGTGATTGGCCAAATCGACATGTACGACAAATTCAGCTTTGTAGAAGTGCCCGAACGTGATGTAAATCGCGTACTTTCAGGCATGAAAGGCAAGACCATCAATGCTCGTGAAGCCGCGATAGAGGTAGCCAAATAATTCAAGAAACATACTTGATCACAAAAAAGGGGCAGATTTTTCAATCTGCCCCTTTTCTATTTACATTCAATTTCTCATTTGCCCCATTTCGCAGGACTTCTTCTCCATTTCTTCAAAGATTCGATATCCGCTTCCTGCACATAATTTTGTTTTTGGGCCTCGTCAATCAAAAAGTTGTAATTGCTCAAGGTGATCAAGGGCAATTCAGCCTCCCTGAAATTTTCGCCCGCAATCCGCAAACCGTATGTAAAAACGGCAATCATACCGATTACTTCCACTCCAGCGGCCCGAAGAGCCTCCACCGCTTTCAGCGAGCTGCCACCTGTTGAAACCAAATCTTCAAGCACAACTACCTTCTGGCCTGGCAAAATCTTTCCTTCGATCTGATTCCCCATGCCATGCTCCTTCGGTTTCGGACGTACATAGGCCGAAGGCAATTTCAAGTAATCGGCCACCAGTACACCTTGAGCAATGCCCGCGGTAGCTACGCCTGCGATCAATTCGACTTCAGGAAAATGCTTGCGAATGGCCTTCGCCAGAGCCTTTTTGATGAATGTTCGGCCTTCCACATCCGAAAGCGTAATTCGGTTGTCGCAATAGATTGGCGATTTCCATCCCGAACTCCAAGTGAAAGGAGCATTGGGGCTCAATTTCACGGCTTCTGTTTCCAATAAAATATTCGCAATTTTTCTGGCTGTCGTCATGCTTATCTTTCTGTTTCTTCTTTTTCTCCTGTATCTGTTTTCATTCGGCGTTCCACCAAAATTTTATCGATTCGGTTTTTATCCATATCTACAATCTCGAAATGGAATTCTTCCCAATCGAAGGTATCGCCCGTATCTGGAATTTCCTGGAGGATTTCCAGAGCAAAACCACCCATTGTATCGAAACCGTTGTAGTCTTTTCGATTCGAAATCTCGATCTCGAACTCTTGCAAAAACTCATCGAAAGGCAGAGACGCATCGATCAAATAACTTCCGTCTTCCCTTTCAATAATCTCAAACTCAAACTCATTGGTTTCAGAGATATCGCCGACCAGAGCATCCAAAATATCGTTCATCGTAACCACACCCTGTACATTCCCGTATTCATCGACAATCACTCCAAAGTGCTTTCGCTCTTCTTGAAACTTTTCCAAAACCTGATAACCCAAATTGTTTTCCGGAATGTACAGACATTCCCTCAACTTAGGCTCTATGTTCTTCAACTCGGTTGTCAATGCCTTGCCCAACATATCCTTGGTGTACAGCAAGCCCAGCATATTGTTGATTCCATCGCGGCACACAGGATACACCGAATGCCTCGATTCCATTATTTTCTTACGGTTCTCAATAAGATCGTCGTCAAGATCGAGATAAGTAACCTCGTTGATGTTGGTCATCAAGGAAGTGATTTTCCTGTCGCCCAAATGAAACACATTCTGCACAATCTCGTGTTCGATTTCTTCAATCGCACCTCCAGTAGCCCCTTCACGCGTCATCGATTTAATCTCTTCTTCAGTAATTCCCGTATCCGATTCTTTGATGCCCGTCAACTTGAACAGCAACATACTCGTGTGGGTCAACAACCAAATGAAAGGTGAGGTCAGAATAGAAAGCCAGTTCATGGGCTTGGCCACCACTTTAGATATCACCTCGGGCATAGCCATACCTATACGTTTGGGCAGGAGTTCGCCGAAAATCAAAGAGAGGAAAGTGACCATAACCGTAATCACGATCACAGACACATGCCCGGCCATGTTGGCATCCAAGCCCAAATTCAAAAGCAGGGGCTCCACATATACTCCCAGCCTATCGCCGGAGTAAATACCCGTGAATATACTGATCAGCGTAATGCCAATCTGCACGGTACTCAGAAACTTATTGGGTGAGCTGGCTAGGTCTAAAGCGGTCTGGGCCTTTTTGTCACCATTTTTCGCGGCTATTTCAAGCTTCGTCTTTCGCGACGATATCAAGGCCATTTCTGACATCGAAAATAGGCCGTTAAGCAATATCAGAAAGAATAATATAAATATTTCCATTTATCAGACTCTAATCGCGAGTCAAACTGCAAATTTTAGGATTGCAAAATAATACAAATCGAAGAGGCTTTACTACTGAAATTTATTTTTTTTGAAAATATACGTTTCCCCTTGAACCGCAAAACCTATTTTTGTGACCAAACAAAGCAAAAAGCATGGTTCTTTTCATCAATGATAGGCCCGTTAAGTTTACTACTGATCATCAGGTTTCAAGAAAGAATCGAAAAAAGGCCGAAGTCATTCTTCCCAGCAGCAGAAAATTCAGAGCGATTGAAGAGTGGGAAAAGCATGTGGTAATTCCAGATGCCGGTAAGGAAACACTGGTGAAGTTTTTTCAGCAGATCAAAGAACTGAAGAAATTCAATTTCAAATCGGCCACCTTTTTGGTCAACGATTTCAATGTGGTTAAAAACGTCCTCGAAAAAGAATACAAACTTTTGGATGCCGCCGGCGGCGTGATATTGAACCAATTGGGCGAAGTGCTCATGATCTACCGCTTGGGCAAATGGGATCTTCCGAAAGGCAAAGCCGAAAAAGGTGAAACCATTAGGCAAACCGCCCAACGCGAGGTCGAAGAAGAATGCAGCATATCGGTATCGTTACGCGAAAAAGTATTTGTGTCTTACCACACCTATTTGCACAAAAACCAAAGGGTTCTTAAGCGTACATTTTGGTACGAGATGGATCTTGTTTCCGACGAATTGATGAAACCCCAAAAAGAGGAAGACATTGAGGAAATCCGTTGGATGAACCGCAGCGAAATGCACAAAGCTTTGAAAAAAAGCTACCGATCAATTGCTCATGTGCTCGACAACATGTTGGCTCAAGACCTCAGCTTCTCTAAAGGATAAGGCAGATAATCGCTGATATCTACACCGTAGGCGTGCAGTTCACGCACAATCGTCGAACTGATGGGGGCCAATTCGGGCGAGGTGATCAAAAAGACGGTTTCCAAACCTTCCACAATCTGCCGGTTCACTTGAGCGATTGTGTTTTCGTACTCAAAATCGGTGGTGTTGCGTAAACCACGAAGTAAAAAGCGGGCTCCTTCGTCTTTGGCCACTTTGGCGGTCAGGTCGTGGTAATGCACCACTCGCACGCGGGGATCGCTGTTGAAAGCCCCACGAATCACACCTTCCATTATCTCAAGGGAAAAATGCCTTTTCTTCGCTTGGTTGGTCCCAATACCAATCACCACCTCATCAAAAAGCTTCAGTCCACGTTCTACAATATCGGCATGTCCTTTCGTAAAGGGGTCGAAAGAACCTGGAAAAAAAGCCGTCCGTTTCATATTTGATCGTTTAGAAAAGTAAAGATGGACACAATTGCCGTAAAAGAAAAATACTTTTATCCCGCCCCTTTAATTCTGCATTGGCCCGAATGAAGTATTGCAATTCTTGATCAAAAACCACAAGTTTGTAGACTGACAAAACCTTAACGCATTAAAGGCAATGAAAAAACATCTTTGGGGAGTTGATCTAGGCGGCACAAAAATCGAAGGCATTATTCTGGTACGCGATTCTGGCGAAACACTCATCAGAAAGCGTATACCCACAGAAGCCGATCAAGGCTACCGGCACATTTTGTCGCAAATTAATAAACTGAT
Encoded proteins:
- a CDS encoding cation:proton antiporter, producing the protein MELFNILTLLVVISAIFGYINVRFFKLPTTIGLMIMALVFSLVLILTQFINPEISNYAHILIEKIDFTTVLMDVMLSFLLFAGALHTNVGMIKQEKRTIGLFALVGVVLSTFLIGTLLYYLSGLIGHEIEYVYCLLFGALISPTDPIAVLGILTKSNVPKRIEINIVGESLFNDGVGVVIFFTILEIARLGVAEVTTTDVVLLFVQEAIGGVLFGLGLGFLMFRLLKSIDNYEVEVMITLALVMGGYLMAQQLHTSGPLAMVVAGLFMGSSGLKQDAMSETTELYVDKFWELVDVLMNAVLFVLIGLEILIIEFKPYFFIAGIGAVVIVLLARFLVIHFLVRISKKWVAVDREAPLLMTWGGLRGGLSIAMALSLPGEWAAKPYLVFITYSVVLFSIIVQGLSLEKVVKRVYQS
- the hisB gene encoding bifunctional histidinol-phosphatase/imidazoleglycerol-phosphate dehydratase HisB; this encodes MKKVLFIDRDGTIIVEPPIDFQVDSLEKLEFYPKVLSVLRKIAEETDYELVMVTNQDGLGTDSFPEETFWPAHQKMMTTLEGEQIHFDQVFIDRTFEHENAETRKPRTGMLTAYLDNPDYDLTNSFVIGDRLSDIQLAVNLGAKGIHIAAEVSPEASKEQQAACALTTADWDEIYAFLKLPERIAEVQRDTKETEIYVKVNLDGKGAAQMDTGIGFFDHMLDQLAKHSGADITIKVKGDLHIDEHHTIEDTALALGEAFLKALGDKKGTNRYGFLLPMDEALAQVAIDFSGRPWLVWDAEFKREKVGEMPTEMFMHFFKSFSDSSKCNLNIKCEGDNEHHKIEAIFKAWAKAIKMAISRDIQAMDSLPSTKGVL
- a CDS encoding DEAD/DEAH box helicase, which produces MQTVKFNELPVSDYILQAVEEMGWENASPIQSQAIPAVLNGRDVIGQAQTGTGKTAAFGIPAIESVDVDHKATQVLILCPTRELALQVKEQMYLLSKYKKGLLVTCIYGGESYERQFRDLKRGAHIVVGTPGRIMDHLDRKTLQLSDLKMMVLDEADEMLNMGFREDIETILSQAPEERQTVLFSATMSKEILSITKRFQNDPHIIKVTREEVTNDNIEQLVFNVRRDAKTEAMCRLIDVHNLKLILVFCNTKSKVDEVAMELQARGHAAEGLHGDLRQGARTQVMNKFRNGNCNILVATDVAARGIDVNDVDAVFNYDVPMDLENYVHRIGRTGRAGKKGMAFTLAPNRDNGKLRDLERYTKVKIEQGKIPTLDDLKEVKRKQFKEKVISHISDQNIDEFADIINEMIDEGHDPDHILTALVKMQIGSLEIGSNFEDDLSDKRKARGERRSEGRRGSRNEQGDDRRGGRRNNKGQGSGEAGMVRLFINLGKKDHVSPNHIVGAIAAESKIPGRVIGQIDMYDKFSFVEVPERDVNRVLSGMKGKTINAREAAIEVAK
- a CDS encoding hemolysin family protein, with product MALISSRKTKLEIAAKNGDKKAQTALDLASSPNKFLSTVQIGITLISIFTGIYSGDRLGVYVEPLLLNLGLDANMAGHVSVIVITVMVTFLSLIFGELLPKRIGMAMPEVISKVVAKPMNWLSILTSPFIWLLTHTSMLLFKLTGIKESDTGITEEEIKSMTREGATGGAIEEIEHEIVQNVFHLGDRKITSLMTNINEVTYLDLDDDLIENRKKIMESRHSVYPVCRDGINNMLGLLYTKDMLGKALTTELKNIEPKLRECLYIPENNLGYQVLEKFQEERKHFGVIVDEYGNVQGVVTMNDILDALVGDISETNEFEFEIIEREDGSYLIDASLPFDEFLQEFEIEISNRKDYNGFDTMGGFALEILQEIPDTGDTFDWEEFHFEIVDMDKNRIDKILVERRMKTDTGEKEETER
- the pyrE gene encoding orotate phosphoribosyltransferase, translating into MTTARKIANILLETEAVKLSPNAPFTWSSGWKSPIYCDNRITLSDVEGRTFIKKALAKAIRKHFPEVELIAGVATAGIAQGVLVADYLKLPSAYVRPKPKEHGMGNQIEGKILPGQKVVVLEDLVSTGGSSLKAVEALRAAGVEVIGMIAVFTYGLRIAGENFREAELPLITLSNYNFLIDEAQKQNYVQEADIESLKKWRRSPAKWGK